A single region of the Thioalkalivibrio nitratireducens DSM 14787 genome encodes:
- a CDS encoding ATP-binding protein, with translation MSRPVESLPWPQAPEGLRALLRAGLAEFIARSLGPEEPLRALVLDERSDSGARLPWAVRRDLALRAWPPRHGALARLVEELGLDLPQGVLLALAGESEASHPVTLAVAELQTPGQSARPTVHLAVALLQALFGAEVIDVPKLCTGPLLRHQVLELEGDDPLPLQQLRISPALWAVLTDSAVDWPQGQVLTPLRAPLLASAAREQAPRLAAVIGGGAAAGLVLRGAPGSGRSQLAALIGAELGRQPLQITDAHWLQQPAFRLASRFAGWLPVLSPRVGPGEAWQGVVEPGVPLVVLLGRDGTVEGEGWLELELPLPTPAERRRFWRECLPAGLADECAGALLSGPAIARVAASAKLQAAQAGIEVGREHLLRARRELGAASLRLLAQPLECTVGKDALVVPEAVQFALEALIARVHQREAVWEGLGQTLAATRTPGVRALFVGESGTGKTLAASYVATALAAPLYRVDLAAVMNKYIGESEKNLAALLDQAAACDAALLFDEADALFGRRSDGKDTGERYANMLTNFLLSRIETHPGLVILTSNSRERIDGAFNRRLDAVIEFPLPRFAERLALWHSHFGARVPGADVCRQLASHCDLTGGQIRNVVLHAAVATAAQGPIAVPALLAALRKEYDKLGRGLPTRLERLGG, from the coding sequence ATGAGCCGTCCGGTGGAGTCGCTTCCATGGCCCCAGGCGCCTGAAGGGCTCAGGGCGCTGCTGCGGGCGGGACTTGCCGAATTCATCGCGCGCAGCCTGGGCCCGGAGGAGCCGCTGCGAGCACTGGTGCTGGACGAGCGTTCAGACTCGGGGGCGAGGCTGCCCTGGGCCGTGCGGCGCGATCTGGCGCTGCGTGCCTGGCCCCCGCGCCACGGTGCCTTGGCGCGGCTGGTCGAGGAACTCGGCCTCGACCTCCCTCAGGGGGTTCTGCTGGCGCTGGCGGGAGAGAGCGAGGCCTCGCACCCGGTCACACTGGCGGTCGCCGAACTGCAGACGCCAGGCCAGAGTGCGCGGCCAACGGTGCATCTTGCGGTGGCGCTGCTGCAGGCCCTGTTCGGCGCCGAGGTCATCGACGTCCCGAAACTGTGCACCGGCCCGTTGCTGCGGCACCAGGTACTGGAGCTCGAGGGCGATGACCCGTTGCCGCTGCAGCAGCTCAGGATCTCGCCCGCGCTCTGGGCCGTGCTGACGGACTCGGCCGTCGATTGGCCGCAGGGGCAGGTGCTGACGCCGCTGCGCGCACCGCTCCTGGCCAGCGCGGCGCGCGAGCAGGCACCGCGGCTGGCGGCCGTGATCGGTGGCGGCGCAGCGGCCGGGCTGGTGTTGCGCGGCGCGCCGGGCAGTGGCCGCTCGCAGCTGGCCGCACTGATCGGGGCCGAACTGGGCCGGCAGCCGCTGCAGATTACCGACGCACACTGGCTGCAACAGCCGGCGTTCCGGCTGGCCAGCCGTTTCGCCGGCTGGCTGCCCGTGCTGTCACCCCGGGTCGGGCCCGGCGAGGCCTGGCAGGGTGTGGTCGAGCCCGGCGTTCCGCTGGTCGTCCTGCTCGGGCGCGACGGGACCGTGGAGGGCGAGGGCTGGCTGGAGCTGGAGTTGCCTCTGCCCACACCGGCCGAGCGCCGGCGGTTCTGGCGCGAATGCCTGCCGGCCGGGTTGGCCGACGAGTGCGCCGGTGCGCTGCTGAGCGGGCCTGCGATCGCCCGCGTTGCCGCCAGCGCGAAGCTGCAGGCGGCGCAGGCGGGCATTGAGGTCGGGCGCGAACACCTGCTGCGTGCGCGACGGGAGCTGGGCGCGGCATCGCTGCGGCTGCTGGCGCAGCCGTTGGAGTGCACGGTGGGGAAGGACGCGCTGGTGGTGCCGGAGGCGGTGCAGTTCGCGCTGGAGGCGCTGATTGCCCGAGTGCACCAGCGCGAGGCAGTATGGGAAGGACTGGGGCAGACACTTGCGGCCACGCGCACCCCGGGCGTGCGCGCGCTGTTCGTCGGCGAGAGCGGCACCGGCAAGACGCTGGCGGCCAGCTATGTGGCCACCGCGCTGGCGGCGCCGTTGTACCGGGTCGATCTGGCCGCCGTAATGAACAAGTACATCGGCGAGTCGGAAAAGAACCTCGCCGCGTTGCTCGACCAGGCCGCTGCCTGCGATGCCGCGCTGCTGTTCGACGAAGCCGACGCGCTGTTCGGCCGGCGCAGTGACGGCAAGGACACCGGCGAGCGCTACGCCAACATGCTCACCAACTTCCTGCTCAGCCGGATCGAGACCCACCCGGGGCTGGTGATCCTCACCAGCAACAGCCGCGAGCGCATCGATGGCGCGTTCAACCGCAGGCTCGATGCGGTGATCGAGTTCCCGCTGCCGCGTTTTGCCGAGCGGCTGGCGTTGTGGCACAGCCATTTCGGCGCCCGTGTACCCGGTGCCGATGTCTGCCGTCAGCTTGCAAGCCACTGCGATTTGACCGGTGGCCAGATCCGCAATGTCGTACTGCATGCGGCGGTGGCGACCGCGGCGCAAGGGCCCATTGCGGTGCCGGCCCTGCTGGCGGCGTTGCGCAAGGAATACGACAAGCTGGGGCGCGGTCTGCCCACGCGGCTGGAGCGTCTGGGGGGGTGA